A genomic stretch from Apis cerana isolate GH-2021 linkage group LG7, AcerK_1.0, whole genome shotgun sequence includes:
- the LOC108004242 gene encoding moesin/ezrin/radixin homolog 1 isoform X5 has protein sequence MITRVVKKEVKKKVRKLRGRSDSDTDDDEFEDDLSGLLPFLSRVLPCGLRKFWHVMNQEVKKETPLQFKFRAKFYPEDVAEELIQDITLRLFYLQVKNAILTDEIYCPPETSVLLASYAVQAKHGDFQKGTHTAGFLINDRLLPQRVVDQHKMSKEEWESSITNWWQEHRGMLREDAMMEYLKIAQDLEMYGVNYFEIRNKKGTDLWLGVDALGLNIYEKDDKLTPKIGFPWSEIRNISFNEKKFIIKPIDKKAPDFVFFATRVKINKRILALCMGNHELYMRRRKPDTIDVQQMKAQAREEKIAKQQQREKLQLEIAARERAERKQQEYEERLRNMAEEMDRRQAELNEAQEMIRRLEEHLRQLQAAKEELEDRQKELTAMMEKLELSHEMEAAERAKLEQEIRAKQEEIQRIQSEVVAKDAEARRLEEVFEAAKLRQEEADRAFQANTTPHHHHVEENEEGEEEGEDEVSHGDVTKDLATDESIIDPVEERRTLAERNERLHDQLKALKKDLAQSRDESKETVMDKIHKENVKQGRDKYKTLREIRKGNTKRRVDQFENM, from the exons AGTGGACTACTTCCGTTCTTGTCTAGG GTGCTACCGTGTGGTCTTCGAAAATTCTGGCAC GTGATGAACCAGGAAGTCAAAAAAGAGACTCCGTTGCAATTCAAATTCCGCGCCAAATTTTATCCCGAAGATGTTGCCGAGGAATTAATTCAAGATATCACCTTGcgtcttttttatcttcag gTGAAAAATGCTATTCTTACGGATGAAATTTATTGCCCTCCGGAAACATCTGTATTATTAGCCTCTTATGCAGTTCAGGCGAAACATGGAGATTTTCAAAAAGGTACGCATACTGCTGgttttttgataaatgatcGATTATTGCCACAACGAGTTGTGGATCAACATAAAATGAGCAAAGAAGAATGGGAAAGTTCAATTACTAATTGGTGGCAAGAGCATCGTGGAATGTTACGTGAAGATGCGATGATGgagtatttaaaaatcgcTCAA GATTTGGAAATGTATGGAGTAAACTATTTTGAAATTCGTAACAAAAAGGGTACAGATCTATGGTTAGGTGTTGATGCTTTGGGTTTGAATATATACGAGAAAGATGACAAATTGACACCAAAAATCGGTTTTCCATGGTCtgagataagaaatatttcatttaatgaaaaaaaatttataatcaagcCAATTGATAAAAAGGCACCAGATTTTGTCTTCTTTGCCACTAGAGTTAAAATAAACAAGCGAATTTTAGCATTATGTATGGGCAATCATGAACTTTACATGCGTCGACGTAAACCGGATACAATTGACGTACAGCAGATGAAg gCGCAAgcaagagaagagaaaattgcCAAACAGCAACAAAGAGAAAAGTTGCAATTAGAGATAGCAGCAAGAGAACGTGCAGAGAGGAAACAACAAGAATATGAAGAAAGGCTTCGAAATATGGCAGAAGAAATGGATAGGCGGCAAGCTGAGTTAAATGAAGCTCAAGAAATGATTCGACGTTTAGAAGAACATCTTAGACAATTACAAGCTGCTAAAGAAGAATTAGAAGATCGCCAGAAA gaaCTTACGGCTATGATGGAAAAACTTGAACTTTCGCATGAAATGGAAGCTGCCGAACGTGCTAAACTTGAACAAGAAATACGAGCCAAACAAGAAGAAATACAACGTATACAGTCTGAAGTAGTAGCAAAAGATGCAGAAGCAAGGAGATTGGAAGAAGTATTTGAAGCTGCcaa attaagaCAAGAAGAAGCTGATCGAGCATTTCAAGCTAATACAACACCCCATCATCATCATgttgaagaaaatgaagaaggtgaagaagaaggagaagatgaAGTTTCTCATGGTGATGTTACTAAAGATCTTGCAACTGATGAATCAATAATTGATCCAGTCGAGGAGCGACGTACCTTGGCAGAAAGAAATGAACGTCTTCATGACCAACTTAAG gcATTGAAGAAAGATCTTGCACAATCACGTGATGAATCGAAAGAAACCGTTATGGATAAAATTCATAAGGAAAATGTTAAACAAGGTCGTGATAAATACAAAACGCTTCGCGAGATTCGCAAAGGCAATACTAAGCGCCGTGTTGATCAATTTGAAAACATGTAA
- the LOC108004242 gene encoding moesin/ezrin/radixin homolog 1 isoform X6 — translation MQPENMITRVVKKEVKKKVRKLRGRSDSDTDDDEFEDDLSGLLPFLSRVMNQEVKKETPLQFKFRAKFYPEDVAEELIQDITLRLFYLQVKNAILTDEIYCPPETSVLLASYAVQAKHGDFQKGTHTAGFLINDRLLPQRVVDQHKMSKEEWESSITNWWQEHRGMLREDAMMEYLKIAQDLEMYGVNYFEIRNKKGTDLWLGVDALGLNIYEKDDKLTPKIGFPWSEIRNISFNEKKFIIKPIDKKAPDFVFFATRVKINKRILALCMGNHELYMRRRKPDTIDVQQMKAQAREEKIAKQQQREKLQLEIAARERAERKQQEYEERLRNMAEEMDRRQAELNEAQEMIRRLEEHLRQLQAAKEELEDRQKELTAMMEKLELSHEMEAAERAKLEQEIRAKQEEIQRIQSEVVAKDAEARRLEEVFEAAKLRQEEADRAFQANTTPHHHHVEENEEGEEEGEDEVSHGDVTKDLATDESIIDPVEERRTLAERNERLHDQLKALKKDLAQSRDESKETVMDKIHKENVKQGRDKYKTLREIRKGNTKRRVDQFENM, via the exons AGTGGACTACTTCCGTTCTTGTCTAGG GTGATGAACCAGGAAGTCAAAAAAGAGACTCCGTTGCAATTCAAATTCCGCGCCAAATTTTATCCCGAAGATGTTGCCGAGGAATTAATTCAAGATATCACCTTGcgtcttttttatcttcag gTGAAAAATGCTATTCTTACGGATGAAATTTATTGCCCTCCGGAAACATCTGTATTATTAGCCTCTTATGCAGTTCAGGCGAAACATGGAGATTTTCAAAAAGGTACGCATACTGCTGgttttttgataaatgatcGATTATTGCCACAACGAGTTGTGGATCAACATAAAATGAGCAAAGAAGAATGGGAAAGTTCAATTACTAATTGGTGGCAAGAGCATCGTGGAATGTTACGTGAAGATGCGATGATGgagtatttaaaaatcgcTCAA GATTTGGAAATGTATGGAGTAAACTATTTTGAAATTCGTAACAAAAAGGGTACAGATCTATGGTTAGGTGTTGATGCTTTGGGTTTGAATATATACGAGAAAGATGACAAATTGACACCAAAAATCGGTTTTCCATGGTCtgagataagaaatatttcatttaatgaaaaaaaatttataatcaagcCAATTGATAAAAAGGCACCAGATTTTGTCTTCTTTGCCACTAGAGTTAAAATAAACAAGCGAATTTTAGCATTATGTATGGGCAATCATGAACTTTACATGCGTCGACGTAAACCGGATACAATTGACGTACAGCAGATGAAg gCGCAAgcaagagaagagaaaattgcCAAACAGCAACAAAGAGAAAAGTTGCAATTAGAGATAGCAGCAAGAGAACGTGCAGAGAGGAAACAACAAGAATATGAAGAAAGGCTTCGAAATATGGCAGAAGAAATGGATAGGCGGCAAGCTGAGTTAAATGAAGCTCAAGAAATGATTCGACGTTTAGAAGAACATCTTAGACAATTACAAGCTGCTAAAGAAGAATTAGAAGATCGCCAGAAA gaaCTTACGGCTATGATGGAAAAACTTGAACTTTCGCATGAAATGGAAGCTGCCGAACGTGCTAAACTTGAACAAGAAATACGAGCCAAACAAGAAGAAATACAACGTATACAGTCTGAAGTAGTAGCAAAAGATGCAGAAGCAAGGAGATTGGAAGAAGTATTTGAAGCTGCcaa attaagaCAAGAAGAAGCTGATCGAGCATTTCAAGCTAATACAACACCCCATCATCATCATgttgaagaaaatgaagaaggtgaagaagaaggagaagatgaAGTTTCTCATGGTGATGTTACTAAAGATCTTGCAACTGATGAATCAATAATTGATCCAGTCGAGGAGCGACGTACCTTGGCAGAAAGAAATGAACGTCTTCATGACCAACTTAAG gcATTGAAGAAAGATCTTGCACAATCACGTGATGAATCGAAAGAAACCGTTATGGATAAAATTCATAAGGAAAATGTTAAACAAGGTCGTGATAAATACAAAACGCTTCGCGAGATTCGCAAAGGCAATACTAAGCGCCGTGTTGATCAATTTGAAAACATGTAA